In one window of Candidatus Rubrimentiphilum sp. DNA:
- a CDS encoding inositol monophosphatase family protein, producing MPPVDALKTALDAARLGGQILMEHLEGPLEIREKGRRADLVTLADGASERAVVERLRADFPNASFLGEEGGLQSGESRERWIIDPLDGTTNFAHGYPIFCVSIAFEREGEVIAAVIYAPAMNELFVAERGSGVTLNDLPIRVSAIGSMAASLVCTGFQPAHYERNMQYFDAASKTTQGVRRDGSAALNLAYVACRRFDAFWEFDLHEWDTAAGALMVREAGGRCSTIEGGDWSLTSKSVLASNGIVHDEFVRMFSKVT from the coding sequence ATGCCGCCGGTTGATGCTCTCAAGACTGCGCTCGATGCCGCGCGCCTCGGCGGGCAAATCCTGATGGAGCACCTCGAGGGGCCGCTAGAAATCCGTGAAAAAGGCCGCCGCGCCGACTTGGTCACGCTGGCGGATGGGGCCAGCGAACGCGCGGTGGTCGAGCGGCTGCGCGCAGATTTTCCAAACGCAAGCTTTTTGGGAGAAGAGGGCGGTTTACAATCCGGCGAGTCGCGCGAGCGATGGATCATCGACCCGTTGGACGGGACGACGAATTTCGCACACGGCTATCCTATCTTTTGCGTCTCCATTGCGTTTGAACGCGAGGGCGAAGTGATCGCAGCCGTCATCTATGCGCCGGCGATGAACGAGTTATTCGTTGCGGAGCGCGGCAGCGGCGTAACATTGAACGATTTGCCCATTCGCGTCTCGGCCATCGGCAGCATGGCCGCGTCGCTCGTCTGCACCGGCTTTCAACCGGCGCACTACGAGCGCAACATGCAGTATTTCGATGCGGCGTCGAAGACGACGCAGGGCGTGCGGCGCGACGGTTCGGCCGCGCTGAACTTGGCGTACGTCGCGTGCCGGAGATTCGACGCATTTTGGGAATTCGATCTGCACGAGTGGGACACCGCCGCCGGCGCGTTGATGGTGCGCGAAGCCGGCGGGCGTTGCTCGACGATCGAAGGCGGCGACTGGTCCTTGACCAGCAAGTCAGTTCTGGCGAGCAACGGAATCGTGCACGACGAGTTCGTGCGGATGTTTTCGAAGGTTACGTAA
- the serS gene encoding serine--tRNA ligase, protein MLDIGLIRRDPERVRRSAKRRGHDPAFVGEVLRLDEEYRSALTAVESAKAEKNRLSSEIGKAADKAAAARDLRPKLDGLSGRIEELENRVRDLSPDEPNSPLFELLAQTPNLLDDSVPDGSDESHNAVLRSWGEPPKFSFEPLPHWELGERLGIIDFQRAVKLSGARFSILSGAGARLARALTQFFLDRASGKGYIEINPPILVSRETMWSTGQLSKFADAMFRDDEAELFLIPTAEVPLTAMHGGEILPIETLPRKYAAYTPNFRKEAGAAGKDTRGIIRQHQFEKVELVWLSAPESSDETLEQLTHDAEALLKELELPYRVVALCAGDVGFNAAKTYDIEVWVPSAKTHREISSCSNCTDFQARRAAIRLRRDAKAKPELVHTLNGSGLPIGRTLLAILENFQQADGSIRIPAALQPYMQGEKTIITA, encoded by the coding sequence ATGTTGGATATTGGTCTCATTCGTCGCGATCCGGAGCGCGTTCGGCGTTCGGCGAAGCGCCGCGGCCACGATCCTGCGTTCGTGGGCGAAGTTCTGCGTTTGGACGAGGAGTACCGCTCCGCGCTGACCGCGGTCGAGAGCGCGAAGGCCGAGAAGAACCGCCTTTCGTCGGAGATTGGAAAAGCTGCCGACAAGGCCGCGGCCGCGCGCGATCTGCGTCCGAAACTCGACGGTCTGAGCGGGCGCATCGAAGAACTCGAAAATCGCGTGCGCGACCTCTCGCCGGACGAACCAAACTCGCCGCTCTTCGAACTGCTCGCGCAGACACCCAACCTGTTGGACGATTCCGTTCCCGACGGCAGCGACGAATCGCACAACGCCGTCCTGCGCAGCTGGGGCGAACCGCCGAAGTTTTCATTCGAACCGCTGCCGCATTGGGAGTTGGGCGAACGCCTAGGCATCATCGATTTTCAGCGCGCCGTGAAACTCTCCGGAGCGCGCTTTTCGATTCTGTCGGGCGCCGGTGCGCGGTTGGCGCGTGCGCTCACACAGTTCTTTCTGGATCGCGCGTCCGGTAAAGGCTATATCGAAATCAATCCGCCGATTCTGGTTTCGCGCGAAACGATGTGGTCGACCGGGCAGTTGAGCAAGTTTGCCGACGCGATGTTCCGGGACGACGAAGCTGAACTCTTCCTCATTCCGACGGCTGAGGTTCCGCTCACGGCGATGCACGGCGGCGAGATTCTTCCAATTGAAACGCTGCCCCGAAAGTACGCGGCTTATACACCGAACTTCCGCAAAGAAGCGGGCGCCGCCGGCAAAGATACGCGCGGCATCATCCGGCAGCATCAATTCGAAAAAGTCGAACTCGTTTGGCTTTCCGCGCCGGAGAGTTCGGATGAAACGTTGGAACAACTCACGCACGATGCCGAAGCTCTGCTCAAAGAGTTGGAACTTCCGTACCGCGTGGTGGCACTATGCGCGGGCGACGTCGGCTTCAACGCCGCCAAGACCTATGACATCGAGGTGTGGGTGCCGAGCGCAAAAACGCATCGCGAAATCAGCTCTTGCTCGAACTGCACCGACTTCCAGGCGCGTCGCGCCGCGATCCGCCTACGCCGCGACGCAAAAGCCAAGCCGGAACTCGTGCATACCCTCAACGGCTCCGGGCTGCCGATCGGGCGCACACTGCTGGCAATTCTGGAGAACTTTCAGCAAGCCGACGGATCCATCCGCATTCCGGCCGCGCTGCAACCCTACATGCAGGGCGAAAAAACGATCATTACCGCTTGA
- a CDS encoding outer membrane beta-barrel protein, producing MRLLIAAAFFACAAAPALADPTPAPAPTPSPVTFSGVVSGFTFHADNPNATGALDTASGADLATRTQLGNALITIARTTGTFRFSVTAGAYAFPVVGQSINPTFQQFANTNLYGYIPNAYVQYVPDANWTISLGKLPTLIGQENGFTFQNVNVQRGLVWNVEPVVSRGLRVAYANSTFNATLEYNDGYYSGNHRAIEGQLGWTPNARTSLAFIFIVPDANTPSNATAFVANKREYDLMYTQQIGKLQLLPYALWIQSPASRNAGLVSSESAFGASLIASWAFNSVFSLGGRIETLANNSSRFDFSNNSDFLGYGPGSSATSFTLTPAYKIAHLFARGEYSHVNISGLLPGFGFGPAGFNTMQTRVGLEIGAQF from the coding sequence ATGCGATTGCTTATCGCCGCGGCATTCTTCGCGTGCGCGGCGGCGCCGGCACTTGCCGATCCCACGCCGGCACCCGCGCCCACACCGTCGCCGGTCACGTTCTCGGGCGTCGTCAGCGGATTCACGTTTCACGCCGACAACCCGAACGCGACGGGCGCGCTCGATACCGCCAGCGGCGCCGATCTTGCAACACGTACGCAGCTCGGCAACGCGCTGATCACGATCGCGCGCACCACCGGCACGTTCCGCTTCAGCGTGACCGCCGGCGCGTATGCGTTTCCGGTCGTGGGGCAAAGCATCAATCCGACGTTTCAGCAATTTGCGAACACGAATCTGTACGGCTACATCCCGAACGCGTACGTGCAGTACGTTCCGGATGCAAATTGGACGATCAGTCTCGGCAAGCTTCCAACGCTTATCGGTCAAGAGAACGGCTTCACGTTTCAAAACGTGAACGTCCAGCGCGGCCTCGTTTGGAACGTCGAGCCGGTCGTCAGCCGCGGCCTCCGCGTGGCTTACGCGAATTCAACTTTCAACGCGACGCTCGAGTACAACGACGGCTACTACTCCGGCAACCATCGCGCGATCGAAGGCCAGCTCGGCTGGACGCCCAACGCCAGGACCAGCCTCGCGTTCATCTTCATCGTGCCGGATGCGAACACGCCGTCGAATGCGACCGCGTTCGTGGCGAACAAGCGCGAATACGATCTGATGTACACGCAGCAGATCGGCAAGCTGCAGCTCTTGCCGTACGCGCTCTGGATTCAATCACCGGCCAGCCGGAACGCCGGCTTGGTCTCAAGCGAATCCGCCTTCGGCGCTTCTCTGATCGCGAGTTGGGCGTTCAACAGCGTGTTCTCGCTGGGCGGCCGCATCGAGACGCTCGCCAACAACAGCTCGCGCTTCGACTTCAGCAACAACTCGGATTTCCTAGGCTATGGCCCGGGCAGCAGCGCGACTTCGTTCACGCTGACGCCGGCGTACAAGATTGCTCACCTCTTCGCGCGCGGTGAGTATTCGCACGTCAATATCTCCGGACTGCTGCCCGGATTCGGGTTCGGGCCGGCCGGATTCAACACGATGCAAACTCGCGTCGGCTTGGAGATCGGCGCGCAGTTCTAG
- a CDS encoding aminotransferase class V-fold PLP-dependent enzyme, with the protein MATQLSATTAVLRDRFPILADSTYLVSHSMGAAPRDTKRALDQYFDEWAADGPEAWERWLPRIAEIADGIGAIIGAAPGSVFLAPNVSVLQAALATSLRFEAPRNEVVYEALQFPSLTYVWTEWQRFGALPRIVPSPDGRTVPTESIIAAITERTAIAVLSHAYYVSGALCDVRAIQEHCRKTGTLLCVDAYQTTGVYPYDVTEWDLDIVTGGSHKWLCGSAGCGWIYVRPELLERLEPAVTGWMAHARPFAFEPAPMVWAASMYRWGTGTPTIPGYMAAQPGHNLIREVGVPKIREHNMRLTTLIAERALERGLQVNTPLDPAKRTGWIAIDFPDSQRVYRELTQRRVFVDYRPGCGIRVGPHFYTTDDEIGAFFEAIDALRQGSG; encoded by the coding sequence ATGGCAACACAACTTAGTGCGACTACGGCGGTTTTGCGCGATCGTTTTCCGATATTGGCGGACTCGACGTACTTGGTGAGCCATTCGATGGGCGCCGCGCCGCGAGATACCAAACGCGCGCTCGATCAATATTTCGACGAATGGGCGGCGGACGGGCCCGAGGCCTGGGAGCGTTGGCTGCCGCGCATCGCTGAAATAGCCGACGGAATCGGCGCCATCATTGGAGCTGCGCCCGGCAGCGTTTTCCTGGCGCCCAACGTGTCGGTGCTGCAAGCCGCACTTGCGACATCGCTACGCTTCGAAGCGCCGCGCAACGAAGTTGTTTACGAAGCCCTGCAGTTTCCGTCGCTGACGTACGTCTGGACGGAATGGCAGCGCTTCGGCGCATTGCCGCGGATCGTGCCCTCGCCCGACGGCCGGACAGTTCCCACCGAAAGCATCATCGCAGCTATCACCGAACGCACGGCGATCGCCGTGCTCTCGCATGCGTACTACGTTTCGGGCGCGCTCTGCGACGTGCGCGCTATTCAAGAGCACTGCCGGAAGACGGGTACGCTGCTCTGCGTCGACGCGTATCAAACGACCGGCGTTTACCCATACGACGTGACCGAATGGGACCTCGACATCGTCACGGGCGGCAGCCACAAATGGCTTTGCGGTTCGGCCGGCTGCGGCTGGATCTACGTTCGTCCCGAGTTGTTGGAACGGCTGGAACCAGCCGTCACCGGCTGGATGGCGCACGCGCGCCCATTTGCATTCGAGCCTGCGCCGATGGTGTGGGCGGCCTCGATGTACCGCTGGGGCACGGGCACGCCGACGATTCCCGGCTACATGGCCGCGCAACCCGGCCACAATCTGATCCGCGAAGTCGGCGTACCGAAAATTCGGGAACACAACATGCGCCTGACGACGTTGATCGCGGAACGCGCACTCGAGCGCGGCTTGCAAGTGAACACGCCGCTCGATCCGGCCAAGCGCACCGGCTGGATCGCGATCGATTTTCCGGATTCGCAGCGCGTCTATCGCGAACTCACGCAACGGCGTGTCTTCGTGGACTATCGCCCCGGCTGCGGGATTCGCGTCGGGCCGCACTTCTACACGACGGACGACGAGATCGGCGCGTTCTTCGAGGCAATTGACGCCCTTCGCCAAGGCTCAGGATGA
- a CDS encoding ammonium transporter produces the protein MVNIGNTGFMLICASLVMLMTPGLAFFYGGLVGRKNVLTIMIQSFMSLGWTTVLWVVFGYSMCFGPDWHGLVGNPATYFMLNGVTLHTMFTGNDAGIPLVVHIAYQMMFAIITPALITGAFANRITFKAYFIFLTGWLIFVYFPFVHMLWSPNGLLAKWGAEDFAGGIVVHASAGFAALASVLFIGRRYVIENKPHNIPLIALGTGLLWFGWYGFNAGSELRVDAVTASAFLNTDIAASFAAITWLLVEWARGRQPKFVGLLTGAVAGLATITPAAGYVSPVTSIVIGIAAGLVCYWAVALKNKLQWDDALDVWGVHGVGGVLGITMLGLFGSHLWNPAGADGLFYGGTRFFFVQIASAFMCSLWAFVFTYGFLWLISKVTQTKVDRDVEEAGLDITLHGEEAYPLGL, from the coding sequence ATGGTTAACATCGGCAACACCGGATTCATGCTTATCTGTGCGAGCCTCGTCATGCTCATGACGCCCGGGCTCGCCTTTTTCTACGGGGGCCTGGTCGGGCGCAAGAACGTCCTGACCATCATGATTCAAAGCTTCATGTCGCTGGGCTGGACGACGGTTCTGTGGGTGGTCTTCGGCTACTCGATGTGCTTCGGCCCCGACTGGCACGGATTGGTCGGAAATCCGGCGACCTACTTCATGCTCAACGGCGTCACGCTGCACACGATGTTCACGGGCAACGACGCCGGCATTCCGTTGGTCGTTCACATCGCCTATCAGATGATGTTCGCAATCATCACGCCGGCGCTTATCACCGGCGCATTCGCCAACCGCATCACGTTCAAAGCGTATTTCATCTTTCTGACCGGCTGGCTGATCTTCGTCTACTTTCCGTTCGTTCACATGCTGTGGAGTCCGAACGGTTTGCTTGCAAAGTGGGGAGCCGAAGATTTCGCCGGCGGCATCGTGGTGCACGCATCGGCGGGATTTGCGGCGCTCGCCTCGGTGTTATTCATTGGACGCCGGTACGTGATCGAGAACAAACCGCACAACATTCCGCTGATTGCATTGGGCACCGGGTTGCTATGGTTCGGCTGGTACGGTTTCAACGCGGGCTCCGAGCTGCGTGTTGACGCCGTTACCGCATCGGCATTTCTGAACACGGACATCGCCGCATCATTCGCCGCGATCACGTGGCTGCTCGTGGAATGGGCGCGGGGACGTCAACCCAAGTTCGTCGGACTGCTGACCGGCGCGGTCGCGGGCCTTGCCACCATCACGCCCGCTGCTGGATACGTTTCGCCGGTCACCTCGATCGTGATCGGCATTGCCGCGGGACTCGTCTGCTACTGGGCAGTCGCGCTCAAGAACAAACTGCAGTGGGACGACGCGCTTGACGTATGGGGTGTGCACGGCGTCGGCGGCGTTCTCGGCATCACCATGCTTGGGCTCTTTGGGTCGCATCTGTGGAATCCGGCCGGCGCGGACGGCCTGTTCTACGGTGGAACGCGATTCTTCTTCGTTCAGATCGCTTCGGCGTTTATGTGCAGCCTGTGGGCGTTCGTCTTTACGTACGGATTCCTATGGCTGATTAGCAAGGTGACGCAGACGAAGGTCGATCGCGACGTTGAAGAAGCGGGGCTCGACATTACGCTGCACGGCGAGGAGGCGTACCCGCTCGGTCTCTAG
- a CDS encoding MATE family efflux transporter, with protein sequence MLVDHRNMGAAIRRLSLPIAFTMLGDQLLGVVDTIAIGSLGTVALAGVTGATTVFTAVAFSIFGFFSGMSIIAAQRIGARDVQGFAKTVRAGFVVPFASAGLCALISIPLASVVINAMVGHLASAHESSLYLILRCFSLLPIAISGTLIVGLGAAGNRVLGVLVLAIVNLVHIPLLLILALGLGTHHPFGIVGAGVSSLLSETIACICAVVYTWRRPIYQIFSSFELSMRLGLDCARLGLPEVAFLFAVIAPDSFIVAMLAPLGAVAISAFRALNVVSDLTFVVPSPLQSATQTVIGQRLGAGDIEGARSFFTRARRLSFWLTSLTGAICAALAWPLGYVFTLNAYVASVAMWPLILHMVTLPLKGYAMVSMSPIRASGDTRFSLIAGILTGVLVVPVAYFCIRVLHIGLFGVPIAWIVAWSARSIATAIKLRDEGWTRRKLIEVT encoded by the coding sequence ATGCTGGTAGACCACCGCAACATGGGCGCCGCGATTCGGCGCCTTTCGCTTCCCATTGCATTCACGATGCTTGGCGATCAACTCTTGGGCGTCGTCGACACGATCGCAATTGGAAGCCTCGGTACCGTCGCGCTTGCCGGCGTAACCGGCGCGACGACGGTCTTTACCGCCGTTGCGTTTTCCATCTTCGGATTTTTCAGCGGCATGTCCATCATCGCGGCGCAACGCATCGGCGCGCGGGACGTGCAGGGCTTCGCGAAGACCGTGCGCGCCGGGTTCGTGGTGCCGTTCGCCAGCGCAGGTCTGTGTGCGCTCATCAGCATTCCGCTGGCCTCGGTGGTCATCAACGCGATGGTCGGACACCTCGCCAGCGCGCACGAAAGCTCGCTGTACTTGATCTTGCGCTGCTTCTCGCTTCTCCCCATTGCGATTTCCGGTACGCTCATCGTTGGACTGGGCGCGGCCGGAAACCGCGTGCTCGGCGTCCTGGTGCTGGCGATCGTGAACCTCGTGCACATTCCCCTGCTTCTGATCCTCGCGCTGGGTTTAGGGACGCACCATCCATTCGGAATTGTCGGCGCGGGCGTTTCGTCGCTGCTCTCGGAGACGATTGCCTGCATTTGCGCGGTCGTCTATACGTGGCGGCGTCCGATCTATCAGATCTTTTCGTCGTTCGAACTCAGCATGCGCCTCGGGCTCGATTGCGCGCGCTTGGGCCTGCCGGAGGTTGCGTTCCTGTTTGCGGTTATCGCGCCGGATTCGTTCATCGTCGCGATGCTCGCGCCGCTGGGCGCGGTCGCGATCTCGGCATTCCGCGCGTTGAACGTCGTCTCCGACCTCACGTTCGTCGTTCCGAGTCCGCTGCAATCGGCGACACAGACCGTGATCGGGCAGCGGCTGGGCGCAGGTGACATCGAGGGCGCGCGTTCGTTCTTCACGCGTGCGAGAAGGCTGTCGTTCTGGCTCACGAGTTTGACCGGCGCTATTTGCGCCGCGCTGGCATGGCCGCTCGGCTATGTGTTCACGCTCAACGCCTACGTCGCGTCCGTCGCGATGTGGCCGCTCATTCTCCACATGGTCACACTTCCGCTCAAAGGCTATGCGATGGTTTCGATGTCGCCGATTCGCGCCTCGGGCGATACGCGTTTCTCGTTGATCGCCGGCATACTCACCGGCGTCCTGGTCGTGCCGGTGGCCTACTTCTGTATTCGCGTTCTTCACATCGGCCTGTTCGGCGTGCCGATCGCGTGGATCGTGGCGTGGAGCGCGCGCTCGATCGCGACCGCGATCAAACTCCGCGACGAAGGTTGGACGCGGCGAAAGTTGATTGAGGTTACGTAA
- a CDS encoding MgtC/SapB family protein produces MEFSFSPLLGILGAAILGGAIGLQRQAAHKPAGFRTHLIVAAASAAFTAMGAHLNDTRIPSYIVVGIGFLGAGAIIRQNGTAHGLTTAASIWMAAAVGLLLGYSNSFGLVTGLVATAITLGALSIPDESLMRAFRMKREANVRVVCASGHMALDAIARILAAERLAYDSKVVSIVAQGTEETIEVQYSIELEIGKELTTIVQRISALNEVHRVEASEPFFAG; encoded by the coding sequence GTGGAGTTCAGCTTTTCACCGCTGCTCGGGATTCTCGGCGCGGCGATACTCGGCGGCGCGATCGGCTTACAGCGCCAGGCCGCGCACAAACCGGCCGGCTTCCGCACGCATCTGATCGTGGCGGCGGCATCCGCTGCATTCACGGCGATGGGCGCGCATCTGAACGATACGCGCATTCCGTCCTACATCGTGGTCGGCATCGGATTCTTGGGCGCGGGCGCGATTATCCGGCAGAACGGGACTGCGCATGGCCTCACAACGGCTGCCAGCATCTGGATGGCCGCCGCCGTTGGGTTGCTGCTCGGGTATTCCAATTCGTTCGGACTGGTGACGGGCCTGGTTGCGACGGCAATTACGCTGGGCGCACTCTCGATTCCCGACGAGAGTCTTATGCGTGCGTTCCGCATGAAACGCGAGGCGAACGTTCGCGTCGTCTGCGCCTCCGGACATATGGCGCTCGATGCAATTGCCCGCATCCTGGCAGCTGAGAGGCTGGCGTACGACAGCAAGGTCGTCTCGATCGTGGCGCAGGGAACTGAAGAGACGATCGAGGTGCAGTACAGCATCGAGCTGGAGATTGGAAAAGAACTGACCACTATCGTGCAGCGGATCAGCGCGCTGAACGAGGTGCACCGCGTCGAGGCGAGCGAACCGTTCTTCGCCGGATGA
- a CDS encoding tryptophan 2,3-dioxygenase family protein, whose product MTPDTPGEQLSYGSYLHLDELLLLQQPLSAPPHHDETLFIIIHQVYELWFKQLLHEIDAVMRDLAAGQLPRVAKHFRRIDTIQRLIETQVDILETMTPHEFNAFRDHLNPASGFQSVQFREIEFTSGLRNTEVLKHMTMSGEQRARLQERLTQPSLYDRVKEYLRGRGFAVDTHDELIATFRTIYSENTDQYDLYLLLEDLIEFDERFLLWRGRHIRMVERMIGAKKGTGGSLGAAYLATTLENRFFPELWEVRTYMGKGY is encoded by the coding sequence ATGACGCCCGACACGCCCGGAGAGCAGCTTTCTTACGGATCGTACCTGCACCTGGACGAGTTGCTTTTACTGCAGCAGCCGCTCTCGGCGCCGCCCCACCACGACGAGACGCTCTTCATCATCATCCATCAGGTCTACGAGCTCTGGTTCAAACAACTGCTGCACGAGATCGACGCCGTCATGCGGGACTTAGCCGCCGGCCAATTGCCACGCGTCGCCAAACACTTCCGGCGCATCGATACGATTCAGCGCTTGATCGAGACGCAGGTTGACATCCTCGAAACGATGACCCCGCACGAGTTCAACGCGTTCCGCGATCACCTCAATCCGGCCAGCGGCTTTCAGTCGGTGCAGTTCCGCGAGATCGAGTTCACGTCGGGTTTACGCAACACCGAGGTGCTCAAGCATATGACCATGAGCGGCGAGCAGCGTGCGCGCTTGCAAGAGCGATTGACGCAGCCCTCGCTCTACGACCGCGTTAAGGAGTATCTGCGCGGGCGCGGATTCGCCGTAGATACGCACGACGAATTGATCGCTACGTTCCGCACGATCTATTCCGAAAACACCGATCAATATGACCTGTATCTTCTGCTCGAAGACCTCATCGAGTTCGACGAGCGCTTCCTCTTGTGGCGCGGGCGCCACATCCGCATGGTCGAGCGCATGATCGGCGCCAAGAAGGGAACGGGCGGGTCGCTCGGCGCGGCGTACCTTGCAACCACGCTTGAAAACCGCTTCTTTCCAGAACTGTGGGAAGTGCGCACGTACATGGGAAAGGGATACTAA
- a CDS encoding ABC transporter substrate-binding protein, which translates to MLRLSMLVLAICLASCAGGSSHRGAGEAHVLRIADLSDPSSLDPLLAHDQDTIGYDLLVCQTLVGMDERNRLVPVLLTRIPSRANGDVSADGTRIVYHLRRHVRFADGVEFTSADVAFTYRAILDSRNAVLSQDAYRRVARLIAPDRYTVLIQLKRPWNAAVSDLFAQSDFAFGILPAHAFGSTQLQHAGWEQHPFGTGPFRVAQWRRGDRVVLIPNPYFSPKPKLVRIELRMIPDRGSALVALQSQDVDVAPLLPQSLAQVEHTGGLRVARTAENATLWLTLQTLRPPANALSVRRAIAAALDMQALSKAYQGAYPAAGSFLPPVLRWHDAEIHASPYDLRAARALLGGKTIDALLVLQSGDAVRLRIATVVQRQLAAAGVRVTIKPFPTTLFNAPEGPIRNARFAIAIDGWLGGADPEQSIVFTCAQATVNGSNISRFCDPRFEALFADQQTTRSSQRRQLDFLAMQRLVHEGLPVIPIYYETYFDGLSTRVHGFRRTMLRFPVSPESWDVSGN; encoded by the coding sequence ATGCTGCGCCTGAGCATGCTGGTTCTCGCGATCTGTCTCGCGTCGTGCGCGGGCGGATCGTCGCACCGCGGTGCGGGAGAGGCGCACGTTTTGCGAATCGCCGATCTCTCGGACCCATCGTCGCTCGACCCGCTCCTGGCCCACGACCAGGATACGATCGGTTACGATCTGCTGGTCTGCCAGACTTTGGTTGGGATGGACGAGCGTAACCGGCTCGTTCCCGTCCTGCTGACGCGCATTCCCAGCCGCGCCAACGGCGACGTGTCGGCCGACGGCACGCGAATCGTCTATCATCTGCGCCGGCACGTGCGTTTCGCCGACGGCGTCGAGTTCACGTCGGCTGACGTCGCATTCACTTATCGCGCCATTCTGGATTCTCGGAATGCGGTGCTCTCGCAGGACGCTTACCGCCGCGTTGCGCGGCTGATCGCGCCCGATCGCTACACGGTTCTGATTCAGCTCAAACGGCCGTGGAACGCCGCCGTCAGCGATCTTTTCGCGCAGTCGGATTTCGCGTTCGGCATTTTGCCGGCGCACGCGTTCGGATCCACGCAGTTACAGCACGCCGGTTGGGAACAGCACCCATTCGGTACGGGCCCGTTCCGGGTGGCGCAGTGGCGGCGCGGCGACCGTGTCGTGCTCATTCCCAATCCCTATTTTTCGCCGAAGCCGAAGCTCGTAAGGATCGAGCTGCGCATGATTCCGGATCGCGGGTCGGCCTTAGTCGCTTTGCAGTCGCAAGACGTTGACGTCGCCCCATTGCTGCCGCAGTCACTTGCGCAAGTCGAGCACACCGGGGGTTTGCGCGTGGCGCGCACTGCGGAGAACGCAACGCTTTGGCTGACGCTGCAAACGTTGCGGCCGCCGGCTAACGCGCTGTCGGTCAGGCGCGCGATCGCGGCGGCGCTCGACATGCAAGCGTTGAGCAAGGCGTATCAGGGCGCCTATCCCGCTGCCGGATCGTTTCTGCCGCCCGTTCTGCGCTGGCACGACGCCGAAATCCATGCGTCTCCGTACGACCTTCGCGCAGCGCGCGCATTGCTTGGCGGCAAAACGATCGATGCGCTCTTGGTGCTGCAGTCCGGCGACGCCGTCCGGCTGCGCATTGCGACCGTGGTCCAGCGCCAGCTCGCCGCTGCCGGCGTGCGGGTGACGATAAAACCATTCCCCACGACGCTGTTCAATGCGCCCGAAGGCCCCATTCGCAACGCGCGCTTCGCCATCGCGATTGATGGGTGGCTCGGCGGCGCCGATCCCGAGCAATCGATCGTCTTCACGTGCGCGCAGGCGACCGTGAATGGAAGCAATATTTCGCGTTTCTGTGATCCGCGTTTCGAAGCGCTCTTCGCCGACCAGCAAACGACGCGCAGCTCGCAGCGGCGCCAACTGGACTTTCTGGCGATGCAGCGGCTGGTTCACGAAGGGCTTCCCGTTATACCGATCTACTATGAGACATATTTTGACGGTCTTAGTACGCGTGTGCACGGATTCCGGCGCACTATGCTGCGCTTCCCGGTCTCACCGGAATCGTGGGACGTATCGGGGAACTAA
- a CDS encoding STAS domain-containing protein, whose product MTSSVVQLDGDLDFSRKAELDALLGAAEHADIAIVDFERVTYLDSSVLGSLMMLKKHMVEHGTAGVVRIAGANESLRRIFAICGLDRIFELYDSAVQAQAMQTANTPGRRE is encoded by the coding sequence ATGACCTCGTCTGTAGTGCAGCTCGACGGCGATCTCGATTTTTCGCGGAAAGCCGAACTCGATGCGTTGCTTGGCGCCGCCGAGCACGCCGATATAGCGATCGTCGATTTCGAGCGAGTCACGTATCTGGACTCGAGCGTACTCGGCTCGCTGATGATGCTGAAAAAACACATGGTCGAGCATGGCACGGCCGGCGTCGTGCGCATAGCGGGGGCCAACGAATCGCTTCGCCGCATCTTCGCCATCTGTGGTTTGGACCGGATCTTCGAACTGTACGACTCGGCTGTCCAGGCGCAAGCCATGCAAACAGCTAACACTCCGGGGAGAAGGGAGTGA